The nucleotide sequence GGTAGTCCGTCCATCTGGTTGACAGATGTCCACAGTGTACAGAGTGCAGGGTGAGTGGAGATTAATGTGCATGGGAAAGGCTATCAGCTAATAAGGTGTACTCGCATCGAATAGAAACGGAAGAGCAAGGTAAGCTACATGAATAATACTCTTTGTTTGACCCAACAAATCATTTACAGACGACAAAGTGTTCGGGCACTTCGCCTTGCCATTACTGCTCTCGGAACCACAAATCTTGTGTCTATGTCCGTCCACCGTCTCGCACGCCTTTAACAAGGAGGTCAGCGCTTCTGTTTTTTCTTGGATTTTCCCGACTCTAAAGGAAGTAGGCATTTGGATGAGTTTGAGAACCGATGTGCCAATTTGAAGAGAATGTTGCAAAAGCTCAACCCGGATGTTGACATTGAGAGAGCCTTGAGAACAATGGCAACGTCTAGCGAAAGCAATGAGTCTTCACCTGAAGTACAGTGGCGCTCGGATCCCGGAAGGGAAAATGCCCCTTCTGCGGACAAGTTTGAGTGGAACGAATCTCCACCCTCGCAAACAGACGATCTAGATGGAATGGCATCATTGCCAACAAGAAGCACAGGGTCCGGCTATCTTGGTAATACAACACGAGCCGTAACTTAGAGCGTGTTCTGACACTGCCTTTAGGAAATAGCTCAGGATCTCATCTTCTAAGAACTATCTCGAACTTGCTTCCTGGGTACCCTGTCCCAGAGAATGATCAACTGGAACAACTTTCGCCTACGATTCCCAGTGCAACCAAAGAGCTCTCGTTGTCGGCGGATCTGGGCAACACCGTCGTCTTAGAAAGCTTAGTTGACTCCTATTTCATGTTCTATAATCCATCATACCCGATACTGCACGAAAAAACATTTCGGCAGCAATACCAGAACCGCGCAGACATTGACGCCTGCTCGAGATGGCATCTGTTATTCCATATTGTCTTAGCAATCGGGGAATGGATTCTCGCTGGCGGACCAGAGACGGAGCAGTCAAGATACTACATCGCTGCACGCTCACGCATGTCGATGCGTATGCTGGAATCAGGAACGCTCCTCACTGTGCAGGCCTTTCTTCTAATGGTAAGAAGGACTATTATATTTATCTGGTCCTGTTTTCCCTTACTAACGTAATTACAGGGCAATTATCTTCAGAAGCGAAATCGGCCCAACACAGGGTACAACTTCATTGGGATTGCATATCGGATGGcccttgggcttgggcttcaTCGCGAGCCACCTGCGGTAACGGGCAATGACACATTATTATACGAACAGAGGAGGGTTGTCTGGTGGATCATTTATTGCTTTGACAGTGGATTGAGTCTCACCACCGGAAGACCTAGCACGATATCTAACTCCTTCATTGAAACTCGGTTCCCTCGTAACATCGACGATTCCGTAAGTGAGAACCATTTTTGTTCTAAGGGACAGACCGTTGATCTTAATGTTGCAGTCCTGCTCTATGAACTCGCCTCTCCCGGAACCAACGGACAAAACAactaacgtactccacatgcgaatgtaacacacgggcgaatgtaacacgaaatcgctccgacgcgacttccgatttctactacaaatttcaccacacccaacgatgcctcagaaacatgatgaaagccaagtaatattggcccttcaagctatgcaaaatgataaaaatctaagcgctcgagccgctggcaggatctatcacgtggatcatgtgaagcttagtcgccgccggcgtggcatgcaatcacgatgcaatatatcagccaattcacggaagctcactgatctagaggaatcaacgattgtcgaacacatacttgatctagattccaaagggtttcctcctcggttgtctggtgtggaagatatggccaaccgactaccgactactcacaacgcgcgacgcgggacgcgttggggtaaactgggctagcacctttgtcaaacggcacccagagctcacaactcgtttcaatcggaaatatgactatcagagggctctatgcgaagacccagaagttatttgtcgttggtttacacttgttcaaaacacaattgcgaagtatggcatccaggaagcagatatctataactttgatgaaactgggtttcagatgggagtgatctcgactacaatggttgtcataagctctgaacaacatggaaaggcaaaagcaaaacagcctggcaatcttgaacactgctgatgtccttacaaaaggcacgaggaagataatgcataagatggatttgatggaagcagagattcatgatcttcgggcggcaaacgaggcccttagcaaacgccggagggctaaaaaaacacgtctaaggaaaggagggtcgctttcaatactggaagctcaggaattaggggatcaaatggaggttgaggtgcaactaaaggaggaaacacgcattagggctggtcggcgaccgcggactgagacacgcgcgcggcgctgtggcaattgcggaaaggccggacacaatgcgcgttcctgtcagatagtagtagagacgtctgaggaagatgattctgaataattttaatggaattttagtgcattggtggagatgttggagttaacatcgcggcggagcgatttcgtgttacattcgcccgtgtgttacattcgcatgtggagtacgttactTATTCGGCCATTATTGCACAAGCACGTTTGGCAACCATCGGAAATATGGTTTACAGTGACGTGGTTGGTGCCCCAAATGAGAAATCATTTTATCCAAGTATCTCACGCTCCCTCGATCATCAACTTCAAGCCTGGAAACTATCCCTGCCTGACTATTTCACATCCCAAGATATTCCAAGGTGGTTCCGTGGCCCACGAGCAATAGTATGCTGGAAGGAACAAAACCTGCGGATGATGCTCTGGTGGGGGACTCAGCGTTTGTGCAAGCTGCCACGGGATAGCGAAGAGGCGTTTGTAATGTGCCAAAACGCGGCACTCACAACTATCCAGAACATCACAATATTCTGCATTGACCAAGCTGATGCCTTGCATACTGGCCTCAGCTGGTATGCCACTTACTTTCTTTTTCAGGCAGCGATTGTTTTAAGTATCCATCATCTGAAACCATGTCAACCCACGGACACAGACCTGGCAGCAGTTCATCAGGAACTCTCggtttcttcctttccaagGCATGTGACTGCTTGGCAAATTTAAGCCAAAACAACAAAGCCGCAGCAAGATGTCTAGAAGTCCTGAATAGAATTAGAGACCGGTCTCAACCGGCACAGTGTCTGGCTACAGATGTAGCAAATCCTGGATTGAATTCGAATCCGGACACTACGCAACGACCAACCACACTCGAGAACACGGACGCGCACCCGACAAATTTCACGGTCGACCCTTCATTGCGGATTCTCTTCCAAGATACTTCCTGGAACAATGACATATTTGAAGGCCTTCAAGGATTTCCCGGTACGAATGAGGTGGGATTGTTTGATTATATTCCTGAAAATAGTTTCGATGCACGTGTACTTCCTGATTGGCCTACGGACTCGGGCTTGGGCCCTGTTTAGATGCCTATTGAGTGCTATGGTGTCTGTTCATTTTCCCACAAGTCTCGCCATTATTGAAATGCTCTGTGTCATTATCTCTCATGCTATCTATTTGCCGATTAAAGTTGTAATCTATCTGTTTATTACTGCTTGACAGACAGACACGTAAAATCACAGCTATGGACCCGGAAAGCTTCTGGCGATGATTATCATTGACCTTGGTAATACCAATTGCCTACGTAGCTACCTTGTACTTGGAGCAATTAAACACGGGCCAGTGTGGACGACATGTAAAGGCCCTAGAATGCCAATCGGCTCGATCTGTTTTGACGGTGGGTAGCAGGCAATGGAAATGTGTCCAGCCCCAAGATTGTCCAGCCTCCCTTGTTCTTGCCTTCGGCTCAGTTCAATCTGATGGTGAATATTTTCCTCAATGCTGTTAGCTGGGTGATTACCCCGCCCCCGAATCAAATAGAACTTGAGATACATGCTGTCATAGCTAAGGTTGTGCATATGACTCGAACGGGCTGATGAGAAATTGGGAGAAAATCGGGACATTGGCGGAGGATGGTAGTAATGATGTTGAAGCACTGTTTGCTATCTCGAGTTTCAAGGCTCGCACAAGTGAGTATTATGTAAAGAATGAGTTGAGTCAGAAACATGCTCTACTCCCGAATGAAGTGACTTGGAATTACAATGGTCCCCAGGGAGTTGTATGCAGCCAACTAGCTTGCTTTGGTTACCCATCGCTTTACTTGAGGGACCGACAATCCGATGCTCAGTTGTGTAGGTCAAAGTCCGTTCCCCGTCCTTAAAGATCTCGACTACCATAATGTCtctcataaaccagagatgcTTTTTGGTCGCGAATACCTGTATATCGCTGCCATCCTCCTTCCATACTTACGTTGGCTCCAGCCATCTCCTCAAGAAAAATGAGCAATGTCAACCAGTCCTTCTTCATTCCAATGGTAAAATTTTCAAGGTCCGAGCGAGGGTCATCTGGAAGGAGACTATGAGCAGATTTCCAGTAACGATTATTTGTTTGTTCCCATCGCGTTTCACATTGGATATTTGTACATAGAGCCCTTGATGCAGGTGCGATTCCTAGACTTCAGGTTTGGAATGGTCCTGGAGAGTCCTAGAATCTGATTACATTGCCATTTGGTAGTTACTGTAAGTAGCTGCTTTATCATAGTGTAGCAATTGATACAAGCCCCTGGTAGCCCACTAATAGGACTGTAAGACAATTTAGTACTTATCATGGGCTTGCTTGCTATCTATATCTGCAATAGTTGCCTGGATGCTTTGACTGTCAATATCATAACCCTAACATATCCGTGGGAACAACGGATCCCATAAGCTAGCATCATATCGAATATGCCCTATCTCTCTGACCAGCCACACTCCCATAATATAGTGGGCCATCTCGGATGTTACCTGTAGAGAATGGAAGGTGCTTTCTTCCATGGACATCCCGGTGTCTTCAAAATGTCTCTGCTGACGAATCTGCCGTTACAACTAGGCTATGTTCTTCGTCAAATTTATCAGGGGTTTATTAAATGCAGTTCGAAAAGCTCTTTCAGAAATTTCGTGGAGGGCTGCTGAGCGAAGGAGCAGCGATATCGTCAAAACGTGTCATATTAGGTATCGCTTTCCGTCAAAGGACCGCACTGTCACATGTTCTCGATGGTCTGACTTAGGCCTGTGGAAGGAGTCTGGAGTACATTCATCACCTGCAAGAACACAATAGTAGGCATTTTCTTCCAGCCAAAGCTTCGTGTCGATTTCCATAACGCCGTGGTCGTATGTGATCATGGACTCTTTCTGCCGCCGAAATAACCATAATTGTCATCACATCGGAACTCAACAAAGACAACATATCGAACGCTGTTTTAGTATTTCCTGCTCCATAACCTGCTTTGTATTTTCAATCATCGATCTTTCGTTTTCCATACGACCATGGATATTATAAGCTTTCTGAGCGTTGAATAGTCATTTAATAGTGCTATTTAGGACCCGATTTAGAGGGGCATGACCTGATTGAATATCTATTTGCTCCAAGATTATAGCCGTCAGAAACGTATTTCTGGAACGAACCAGAAGATAGGCAGGATCAGGGAGGCTAGTCCCAAACGAGATATTGAGATCATGGACACGGTTCTTCTGCCCTAGTGCGATTAATTGTGTTAGTTTAGGGTTGGGACTCGCCCTGACTGCAAAGTGTTAACTTACTGCTCATTGTGTTTGCCTCTAAAGaaagctggctaaccatggGCGGATTTCATATTCCATGTATTGGCTTTTAGTTCTCATATTGTTGTAGGTCCTATTGTCTTTCGCGAAGAAAATTGACGGTACATAAGTTTCAAGAAAGAACTGGCGAAAGACAGGTTAACATGTAGCTACATCCACGGACTAGACCCAGTAGTTGGATCCCTTACCTTGACagacaaacaaagaaatTGCCGCTGGTTGGTAATGGTAAGATCTTTCATAAGTCGAAGCTCCTGTGGtccatggatcttcgtctATATGCATTTCAATTACGAAAGTAGCGAAACGGTGGCTTCTGGAGCTCACGCCACATGGCGACATAGATTTTTCAGGGGTAGGATCGCCTGACTTGGCTTTTCCACGTTTTTGAGCAATTGGACGCACTCAACGCTCAAGTCGTGGGGGATAGTCATCGTCTATCCCCCGCCGTTAGTAAAGGCTTAGGTTTTTTCATTGCTCCATAGCAGCCTCTGGCTCAATATGGGTCTTTGCATAATTACTAGAAGAAAGAGCTCGAAGAGAGGGAAGGAGGGGAATCTGAGATGGAAAGTAAAGTAGAAAGAGAGactgggaaaagaaaaagagaaaagaagcaaGCCTAATGAAATATTCACTATGGCTACTTACGCATATAACGTTATTTCGGGATCAAGTTGTATCAAGCACGTCCGTTGCTTTTATTCCATTGGACACTAATACTGTCTACATAAAACATGAGAAACGAATTACCAAGATATATGTAACTGTGAATTCCCTATGACTGCAACGTCCGTTCAGCAGCAGTTGGCCACCGGGAGACAAAGGTTGTATACAAGAAATCTAGAATTCTTGGTCATCGTCGCCGGAAATGATGACGTTGTTGATCTAGTAACACGTTAGTCTGGATCGTAGGAGAACGAGAAGAGCGGCCACATACCTTGAGAACCATACGGCACAGCTGGGTGGCCAGCAACAACTGCTGGCGCTTTCCGATCAATGGGTCGATAGCGAAGTGCTCTCTCATGTCTTTACAAATTTGTTAGTACAAGTAGTAGATTGGTCAGAGTACAGAAAACATACCGTTGTTGCCAGTCACCATGCAGTCGACACCCAAGCGGGAGTTGTTTTCCTTGACCTGGCGCGACTTGATAGATGCGAGGGTCTCAATAGGGCTCAAGCCAGAGTTCTCGGCCAAGGCCAATGGCACGGCATCAAGCGCATCAGCGAATGCGCGCATAGCATATTGCTCAATACCAGGGCTCTATAAAGTTCACAGGTCAGCCTTAATGCAATTAGAATTAAGAGGATCCCCAAACCTACCTTGACAGCAGCGTCCTCGACGGCAAGCGAGCAAGCAATTTCAGCGGCACCACCACCGTACACAACCCGGTTGTCTCTGACTAAGTTGCGGACGACGCACAGAGCATCGTGTAGCGATCGCTTGGCTTCATCAATGATCTGCAGAGCGCCAAAGTTAGCAAACCATAGAGAAACTAGACTAGGGACTTCAGACTAACCATTTTGTTACTTCCCCGGACGAAAACAGTCACCGCACGGCTGTTGGCGCACTCTTCAATGATAAGCATCTTCTCCCGAGTAGTACCGAAAGTCATTTCCTTAACACGGCCAGCAGTTCCCAGCTTCTCCGAGCTCAGGTCCTCGAAACGGGGGACAATTCTACCATTCGTGGCGATGGCAATCAGTTCAATTTCGGGGCCACCAACCCACCGGACAGCGGGAAGCTCATTCTGGAGCAGAAGGTGGTTTGCCTCGTCATCGAAACCCCACTGGCAGATAACAAGGTTGGCGCCTGCGTCCTTCAGGTTCTGAATCATCTCCTTGAACGTCTCGCTTTCGTAGTTTTGCAACCGCTTGAATTCGTCGACCGATGTGATGTCAAGCTTGTGCTTGGTCTTGGGCTTCGGGGGCTCGAACGGGCAGGTGAGAATCGCCAGTTTTGCGTCTGTCACCTCGTCGGGCATCTGAGGGTGGGAGAAGTCCTTGTCGACAATAACACCCTTCACCAGAAGGGAATCCTCAAGAGCACCTCCAACCTTGCCATCAACCTTAATCAGCTCGAAGTCGACGTCCTTACGCTCAAGATCGGCAACGGAGAGAACGGCATCGATGGCGATCTGCGCAAACTGGTCGTGAGACTTGGAGACAATCTTGCTACCCAAACTGGTCTTTGCGACCTTCAGCAGGTTCTCAGTGTTCTCTCTTGAGAAGGGTATTTCGTCGCTGATCTTATCGAGTTGTTCAATGGCGATCTCACAGGCGGTATCGTATCCATCCGCAATCCGGATGGGGTGAATGCCCTTGTCAATCAAATCCGCGGCCTGCTCCAACATAGCCGCCGCCAAAACGACAACACCAGTGGTACCATCCCCAATTTCTTCGTCTTGGGATTTCGAGAGTTCGACCAGCAGCTTGGCAACGTTGTTCGTGATTTCCATCTTCAGGAACGCGAGAGGTCAGTGACAATTTCATACAAGCGTCGAGGGGTTGAGGACGGACCTGCCCAAGAATAGTTGCGCCATCGTTCGTTACCGTAATATCACCATCCGGAGAGATCAAGATCTTGTCGAGACCACGTGGACCCTAGAATATGACTTAGATTTTGTTCAAGCAACGTGTTCGATAACCATACCAGAGAAGTCTTCACGATGTTGGCAACCGTTTTGGCAGCGACAATGTGCGATTTCACGGCCTCCGTGCCATGTtgtctcttcttctttccctggCTGTACCGCGTCTCCCATCAGCACAAGTTCTCCGGTGTATAGCCATTAACCGCAAAAAAAGGTATTCGAAGAACGTACTCCCGGACAACGATGAACGGCCGGCCCTGCTCATCCTTCATCACCGACGCTATTATGACTGTCAGTCGCTAATTCGATACGGTCGGATCATTTCGCAGGAAGGGATATCGACCTTGAGACAAATCAAGCTCTGTAATGAGAAAAGTTGAGAGTTAGTCCATAAATTCAAGAATGAGGGGCACCGAGACGTACGCATCGCCATTTTTTAAATGTGGTCTGCCGCGTGGCAGGAAGTCAGATTTAATAAAAAGAGATAAGTTAAAATATCACAGAGAGGATAGAATTAAACAATAACCAAGACAAAAGCCCTTGATAGAGTGAGAGAAGCGGGAGGAGGGGAGTTGAATCTGGCCACGATCCGATAGTCGTTCGGAGGCTCTTTTTAGAAATTCTGGAGATGTCCCAATCGGGCTAGTGAGCTGTTTTCCCAAGGCGGTATAGCGCGCTTCCTCTCTCTACGCGCATCGCAATTCGGACTCTTCGCAAGTCAAGCATCTCTATCTAACTCGATTTTGCACCCTGTACTTTCATCAATTAACCCGCCGATCATCATGGTTCAATGATAGTTTCACATCCCGCGACCACCGTGACTTTACTTTCCAGACTTTTCGGCCTTACCTCTTCATCCGGCACCATGCCTCGTGGGTTGTCCCTCGATTGAATTAGCTCGATCTCGGGCTAACCTTCTTGCGCGTCTTAGCTCCGCTGGAAGAGACGTCGGACGGCGAGTCTACTGGGGGCTCTATCCCCTACGCGAACAATGATGAGCAACAACAAACACCCAACGACACAGACCAgggcggagaagaaggcgaagaaggcgaagaggaagagggcgtGTAAGTTGCGACAATGGACATCAGATGGACCGCACTGACTTGGGCAGCTATATCGTTGAACAGATTGTGGGCCATGAATTCCTTAAAGATGTACGCGCAAACCCAACTCCCCTGTGACAGCCAAATGTGATGCGCTGACCTGACAATGCGACAGGGTACACTCCTGCTTCAAGTGAAATGGAAGGGATACGATGACCCCGCAGATCAGACGATGGAGCCCGAAGAAAACCTGTTGTACGTGATCGAGCATAATTCGCAGCGTATAGCCGCCATACTCACCAGTGCGATAGGGAGGGTGCAAAGGATTTGGTTGAGGAGTACTACAGAGTTCAAGGTGGCCGTCCGGAAAAGCCAGCTCCCAAGAAGCGCAAGTCGGTTGGAAGATCCAAGAAGACGCCCGAAAAGGCAGCACCTAAGAGACAAAAAAAATCTGATGGCAACGCTATCGGAACACCAACTTCAACAGCAGGGGAGGAGAACGAGAATGGCGATATTTACGCCGACTGGACACCTAATCGCAAAAGCTGGGAGAATGATGTGCAAAGCATTGAGACCATCATGCGCGAAGCAAACACAAGCATCCTATACGCGTATATCCAATGGAAAGATGGGAGGAAGTCGAAAGTATCTCTTGAAACATGCTACGAAAAATGCCCGAAGAAGGTGAGTTTTTCAACTTGTTGATACTTGCGAACCTAGACTGACGCGCAGTAAGATGCTCAAATTCTATGAGGCTCATCTGTAAATTCCAACCTTCCATTATTGGTGAAACAGAACGCTAACCTTATCGCAGTGTCTTCAAAGAGGGTTaaatttgatatcaatgaaatCTCTCGAATGGCGATAAAAATTGCCTGGCAATGATCTAATGATGTGATTTATTGTTATGTACTGTCGGTTTTAGAGTCGATGTCCTCGTCTATCCTTACATTCATGGGTTTTGCAGGCGCCGTTATATGGACAGGGCGGGCTAGAATGCGTAAGTGCGATTGAGCTTTTCAGTTTCTTATTATTCCTTTTCCGGGTTGTTCTATTTTTCTCGATTTCATCCGATGCCTCCCTGGTTTCCTGTACGATATACGACACCAGTTGTTTATGAAATTTTGGATTAAGGCTCATTACAGCATGATCATTGATCATCAGGATTCTCAAGCCCTGCATCCCTCGCCAAACCAAGATACTCCCATCTTACATTGAAATAATCCGTCCCATGCTTCTCCAGCACGCGTTCAATATCCCGGGCATTAGCCCCTTCCAAGCACCTATCATCTTCCGATGTCCACACCCCCGGCATATCATCCGGTATCCCCTTCCCGGCGACCAGATTACCCAGGATCTTATCAGCTAGGCTTGGGTCCATGCTCGTGCAGCGTAGGGCTTCGATCACCTGTGCGTCGTTCTGTGCTCTGCCACTACGTACATGATCATCGATCCAGTCGTCGATATCGGGCTGTGAGCTTTGTTCCTCTTCGGGTTCTAAGGTCGGAGTTGcggggaagaagggaagTTCTAGAAATAGGCTGTCGACTTCGTTCTCGGGTTGTTCGGGTTGCTTTGAATGATCTTGTTGTTCTTTGTCTCTATGGTGATTCATGGCTTCGGTTTGGCGGGTTGTTTCTGGTATTCGAGTTTCTCGTGGCGTGGGCTTTGGggcctttcttctcttttgttCTGGTGACCCCTGCTGCCTGGATTGAGGGCGATCAATAGGTTCGATATTAGATGATCTCTTTCGCTTTCGCTCATCCGGTTTGTTGATAGTTGGCTCCGTTCTCTGCCGGGGCTGTTCTTCCGTAGTCGTACTAGGAGCTCTTGAAGAAGTTCTGTCGACCATGATCTCATGTACTATTGGAACCCGGCCTGTAGTAGAAGCTGGCGACTGTCGATGACTGCTGGCGGGCTCCTGATCCCGAGCTGACGAACTAGGCCCTGCGTCTGATGTCTGGGCCGCAGACCCCGCCATACCGCCTGGCCGAGGGCGTCCACGTAACCTCTTCAGATATCGATCACGATATGACTGCCATGTATGTCTAGGGTTCTGCACAACATTAGCTTTCAGCCTCCCAAACCGCTATCGTCTTAGGCATACTCTCGCCGCCAAATCCTGATAAATCTTATTCCCACTAATAGCAATCCCAGTCTTTCCCTCAAACTGTTGGACATAGTCCCAAAGCATCTGATCATCTTCCAGGGAATAGATAACCTTGATGCCACGGCTTGGGATATAAGTAGCTCCCACGGGGCGCTGCGGTGATGGGCCAGCGCGGTAGTCTTCTAGCCTTGCTAATTGTTTGTTGCGGATGGAGTCTTCGATGTATTTGTATGAGTAGCTGGCGGCTGTTAATACAGGGTACCTTTGGGAGGTATATGGGAGGCGACTGACGTATCAGAAGGGAGGTTCTTCCTCTTATGATCGACTAACTTGACGTCTGCGTCTTTCTCTTGTAGTCTTATAATTCCGCCATGTTCCTGTCCGGTATATCAGTATCAGTCCCGAAACACGTGAAGGGCAAGGGATCTTACTGTAATGAGTTCCTTGAACCTACTCCTCTGCGGGATATTCTGCGATAACCAGAACTGCTTTCCCTGGAAGAGGGAATCAGAACCCTGATTGGGTCTATCTCCGCCATCTTCTGTGCTCATATCTAGTTTTTAGGTGCTGCTTTTCTCTCAATCCAATGCGCTGGTGCGCGTTGTTCTTGCGCGTAGGGGGTCCCTTGGTTTGCAGTCACGTGGGCATATGTTGAAGGACCTTTGCTGGAGGTTGAATTATGTCGTTCTTAGCTTGACACCATTGCATGTAGATCCTTTCCAATTACCTGGTCCTTGAGCGTCACTGCAGAAACACCGGGAATGAGATCAAGTCGGCGCGGTGTCTTTGGAAGAATGGGCGTCACCGGACGGAGAACATCACGATAAAGAGCTGTACTGGATTATTGAACTGAAAGTTTACTCGTATATTTTAGACAGAAAGACCAAATAATAATGGGATTCTAGCAAGTGTCTAGAAACTTTCACAGAATCTACTAGATCCCTGTTGGTTAGTAACGATCCTTATCGATAACTAGTCAACGCGTCTTTTGCTGCCTCCGCAGCAACTGCTCGCATCACCAACTTTACCTCGACCTCACCTCAACATAAatatctctccctcctctcctttcctcaTCCCGACTCTCTCAATCAACTCCTTCTTTCTATCCACAAGCAAAAACCCGCCTCAACCACCAAAACCAACCCCCAAGAGAAAACCAGCAAAGCGGACACCACCCCGCGCATCCTCCCACCAAAATGTCCACCTATGAAGGTACGCCCAACCACAATCCTATACACCCTAATTAATCAAACTAACAAAAGAACGAAATCCACAGTCGAACACAACACCACAGACCCCAGCACCACCCCCTCTACCgcccaccgccgccgccgccccGATCTCTCCACCTTCTTCGCAACGCTCTCCGAGATCTCCAACCCCGAAGCCTCGCGCCACAGACAACATGCCGTTCCCGTGCCGGGAGACATAAGCGCGGCATTTTACTCGCTTGCGGAGGCGTTGGAGGTTATGCGACGGGAGGGGGGTGATGTTGGGACTAGCGCGGGAGTCCAGGAAGGTGGGCAGGGAGGGGAGGATTTGTTGACAACGATGATTCAGTCGTTGTTGAGTGAGGCGGATACGCCGCCAAGGGAGGTGGAGGGTGTTAGTGAGGAGTTTTGCGATGGTCCTTTCTCCCCTTCCCTTCTTGTAAAAATAAGGAATTGCTAACGCTGGCTGTGGTAAAGTTCTCGACCGCGTCCCCCGCAAATCCCTCAAAGAATCCCAAGTCTGTCCTATCTGCAACAACCCCTTCCTAGAAGACGAATACCCGCTCGTTGTGCAGTTGCCCTGCCATCCTACGCATCTGTTTGATCTCGAGTGTGTGCGGCCgtggttgaggttgaggggCACATGTCCGCTTGACCGGACGGATTTTGCGAAGCaggagagggagaaggagaCGGCGAGGAGGCAGAAGCCGgcggatgatgaagaggaggagtgGGATGGGATGTATGGTTGATTTGATAGAGTGTGAGATGGAGGTGTTTGGATATGGTAAATTGATCACTGATGAGAAATGATTTTGGTGATGATCAATGCGTACGATCTCAGTGTTGTTGTATAGTGGAGAT is from Aspergillus chevalieri M1 DNA, chromosome 8, nearly complete sequence and encodes:
- a CDS encoding putative transcription factor Rap1 (COG:K;~EggNog:ENOG410PPT7;~InterPro:IPR036420,IPR039595,IPR001357,IPR009057, IPR038104,IPR021661,IPR015010;~PFAM:PF16589,PF11626,PF08914;~go_process: GO:0000723 - telomere maintenance [Evidence IEA]); its protein translation is MSTEDGGDRPNQGSDSLFQGKQFWLSQNIPQRSRFKELITEHGGIIRLQEKDADVKLVDHKRKNLPSDTYSYKYIEDSIRNKQLARLEDYRAGPSPQRPVGATYIPSRGIKVIYSLEDDQMLWDYVQQFEGKTGIAISGNKIYQDLAARNPRHTWQSYRDRYLKRLRGRPRPGGMAGSAAQTSDAGPSSSARDQEPASSHRQSPASTTGRVPIVHEIMVDRTSSRAPSTTTEEQPRQRTEPTINKPDERKRKRSSNIEPIDRPQSRQQGSPEQKRRKAPKPTPRETRIPETTRQTEAMNHHRDKEQQDHSKQPEQPENEVDSLFLELPFFPATPTLEPEEEQSSQPDIDDWIDDHVRSGRAQNDAQVIEALRCTSMDPSLADKILGNLVAGKGIPDDMPGVWTSEDDRCLEGANARDIERVLEKHGTDYFNVRWEYLGLARDAGLENPDDQ
- a CDS encoding uncharacterized protein (COG:O;~EggNog:ENOG410PPI7;~InterPro:IPR001841,IPR013083;~PFAM:PF13639) gives rise to the protein MSTYEVEHNTTDPSTTPSTAHRRRRPDLSTFFATLSEISNPEASRHRQHAVPVPGDISAAFYSLAEALEVMRREGGDVGTSAGVQEGGQGGEDLLTTMIQSLLSEADTPPREVEGVSEEFCDVLDRVPRKSLKESQVCPICNNPFLEDEYPLVVQLPCHPTHLFDLECVRPWLRLRGTCPLDRTDFAKQEREKETARRQKPADDEEEEWDGMYG